The proteins below are encoded in one region of Enhydrobacter sp.:
- a CDS encoding DUF1127 domain-containing protein, which translates to MHNVLRLDAFAGGSNARRLWPFLLSTLSLWRDRSRSRRQLALLDDRALADVGLSRAEQWKESRKRFWQA; encoded by the coding sequence ATGCACAACGTCCTTCGCCTCGATGCGTTTGCGGGCGGGTCGAACGCCCGACGTCTCTGGCCTTTCCTTTTGTCGACACTGTCGTTGTGGCGAGACCGCAGCCGCTCGCGCCGGCAGCTTGCCCTGCTCGACGATCGTGCGCTGGCCGATGTCGGCCTCAGCCGCGCCGAGCAATGGAAGGAAAGCCGCAAACGCTTCTGGCAGGCCTGA
- a CDS encoding enoyl-CoA hydratase/isomerase family protein, which translates to MTQELLYDKRGDIGWITFNRPQARNALTFAMYEGLAEICGRVAATHEAKVLVITGAGDKAFAAGTDIGQFKSFKNGDDGIAYERKMDRILDAVERCAVPTIAAIAGYCTGGGAGIAAVCDFRIASASAQFGFPIARTLGNCLSMANYARLASLIGPQRVKEMILLARLVDASTALQIGLVSEVLPDVAALQARAEALATTLAGHAPLTMRSTKEALRRLQAKIGDENIDDLIRHTYGSADFREGMSAFLEKRPPKWSGR; encoded by the coding sequence ATGACCCAGGAACTGCTCTACGACAAGCGCGGCGATATCGGCTGGATCACCTTCAACCGGCCGCAGGCCCGCAACGCGCTCACTTTCGCGATGTATGAAGGATTGGCCGAGATTTGTGGCCGCGTCGCCGCGACGCACGAGGCCAAGGTGCTGGTGATCACCGGCGCCGGCGACAAGGCCTTCGCGGCCGGCACCGACATCGGCCAGTTCAAGTCGTTCAAGAATGGCGACGACGGCATCGCCTACGAGCGCAAGATGGACCGCATCCTGGACGCGGTCGAGCGCTGTGCGGTCCCGACCATTGCCGCGATCGCGGGCTACTGCACCGGCGGCGGCGCGGGAATCGCCGCCGTCTGCGACTTCCGCATCGCCTCGGCCTCGGCGCAGTTCGGCTTCCCGATCGCGCGCACGCTGGGCAACTGCCTGTCGATGGCGAACTATGCCCGACTCGCGAGCCTGATCGGCCCGCAGCGCGTCAAGGAGATGATCCTGCTCGCCAGGCTGGTGGATGCATCGACGGCGCTGCAGATCGGCCTGGTGAGCGAGGTGCTGCCGGATGTCGCCGCGCTGCAGGCGCGGGCCGAGGCGCTGGCCACGACCCTTGCCGGCCATGCACCCCTCACCATGCGGTCGACCAAGGAGGCGCTGCGCCGCCTGCAGGCGAAGATCGGCGACGAGAATATCGACGACCTGATCCGCCATACCTACGGCAGCGCCGACTTCCGCGAGGGCATGAGCGCGTTCCTGGAGAAGCGGCCGCCGAAATGGAGCGGCCGCTGA
- a CDS encoding carbonic anhydrase yields MAFERLLKGFADFRLGYYREHLDLFEKLATEGQSPEVLVIGCSDARVDPGILTRTRPGDIFTVRNISAMVPPAQIPPDERQHGTSAAIEFAVRGLEVQHVVVLGHALCGGIAALVDGERSSAYASYDYLSTWMAVAQEVRDVAVRELAGKPSAEINRAVEQAAVLSSIVNLMSFPWIADRVAAGKLRLHAWWFNLVEGQLYAFNPASVRFEPVRDVAVPPTVAKGTSLSSIKPERLIAVAAGKPAF; encoded by the coding sequence ATGGCGTTTGAACGACTTCTGAAGGGCTTTGCGGATTTTCGCCTGGGCTACTATCGCGAGCACCTCGATCTCTTCGAGAAGCTCGCCACCGAGGGGCAGTCGCCGGAGGTGCTGGTGATCGGCTGCTCCGATGCGCGCGTCGATCCCGGCATCCTGACGCGGACACGGCCGGGCGACATCTTCACCGTGCGCAACATCTCCGCGATGGTGCCGCCGGCGCAGATCCCGCCGGACGAACGTCAGCACGGCACGTCGGCCGCGATCGAGTTCGCGGTGCGCGGCCTCGAGGTCCAGCATGTGGTGGTGCTCGGACATGCGCTGTGCGGCGGCATCGCCGCGCTGGTCGACGGCGAACGGTCGAGCGCCTATGCCAGCTACGACTATCTCTCGACCTGGATGGCCGTCGCACAGGAGGTGCGCGACGTCGCCGTGCGCGAGCTCGCGGGCAAGCCGAGCGCAGAGATCAATCGTGCCGTCGAGCAGGCGGCGGTGCTGAGCAGCATCGTCAATCTGATGAGCTTTCCCTGGATTGCGGATCGTGTCGCCGCCGGCAAGCTCCGCCTGCATGCCTGGTGGTTCAACCTCGTCGAAGGCCAGCTCTACGCCTTCAACCCCGCGTCGGTGCGCTTCGAGCCGGTGAGAGACGTCGCGGTCCCGCCGACGGTCGCGAAGGGCACGTCCCTGTCGTCGATCAAGCCCGAGCGCCTGATCGCCGTCGCCGCGGGCAAGCCAGCCTTCTAG
- a CDS encoding aminotransferase class V-fold PLP-dependent enzyme produces the protein MNAPVNVKPRGRQFFNNPGPTNIPDRILRAMDRPVMDFLAPEFLEIQRACMAGVKRILKTDQTLFVHASTGHGAWEAAVANLFSPGETVLVVETGYFSMGWKEMAETLGLKVETVPADWRKGVDIAKLAERLAEDKAHEIKAVLAVHNETATGMVLPLAEVRRALDEAKHPALLLSDTISSLGSMEYKMDAWGVDVTVGGSQKGLMMPTGMAITGVSAKAMEASRTSKMPKYYFNWQLMEARPPQRFIGTVPVHFFFGLQESIRMLEEEGLDAVFARHARLAEATRAAVRAWGANGKGPTLYGQTPERLSNSVTTVLMPEGVSSDGLRKAALERYNLSLGGGLGPLMGKVFRIGHLGDLNEPMLLGCLATTELAMKTAGVPFAPGGVDAAIDSLAGQA, from the coding sequence GTGAACGCCCCAGTGAACGTGAAGCCGCGTGGACGGCAGTTCTTCAACAATCCCGGCCCGACCAACATTCCCGACCGCATCCTGCGGGCGATGGATCGGCCGGTAATGGATTTCCTGGCGCCGGAATTCCTCGAGATCCAGCGCGCCTGCATGGCGGGCGTGAAGCGCATCCTGAAGACCGACCAGACGTTGTTCGTCCATGCCTCGACCGGCCACGGCGCCTGGGAGGCTGCGGTGGCCAATCTGTTCTCGCCCGGCGAGACCGTTCTCGTGGTCGAGACCGGCTACTTCTCGATGGGCTGGAAGGAAATGGCGGAGACGCTGGGGCTCAAGGTCGAAACCGTGCCGGCCGACTGGCGCAAAGGCGTCGATATCGCCAAGCTCGCCGAGCGCCTCGCCGAGGACAAGGCGCACGAGATCAAGGCGGTGCTCGCCGTGCACAACGAGACGGCGACCGGCATGGTGCTGCCGCTGGCGGAGGTTCGCCGCGCGCTCGACGAGGCCAAGCATCCGGCGCTGCTCCTGTCCGACACGATCTCGTCGCTCGGCAGCATGGAATACAAGATGGACGCGTGGGGTGTCGACGTGACGGTCGGCGGCAGCCAGAAGGGCCTGATGATGCCGACCGGCATGGCGATCACCGGCGTCAGCGCCAAGGCGATGGAGGCGTCGCGCACCTCGAAGATGCCGAAGTACTACTTCAACTGGCAACTGATGGAGGCGCGGCCGCCGCAGCGGTTCATCGGCACCGTGCCGGTGCACTTCTTCTTCGGCCTGCAGGAATCGATCAGGATGCTGGAGGAGGAAGGCCTCGACGCGGTGTTCGCGCGCCATGCCCGGCTGGCCGAGGCGACGCGCGCCGCGGTGCGCGCCTGGGGCGCGAACGGCAAGGGGCCGACGCTGTACGGCCAGACGCCGGAGCGCCTGTCCAACTCGGTGACCACGGTGCTGATGCCCGAGGGTGTGAGCTCGGACGGCCTGCGCAAGGCGGCACTCGAGCGTTACAACCTTTCCCTGGGCGGAGGGCTGGGGCCGCTGATGGGCAAGGTGTTCCGCATCGGCCATCTGGGCGACCTCAACGAACCGATGTTGCTCGGCTGCCTCGCCACGACGGAACTCGCCATGAAGACGGCCGGCGTCCCCTTCGCGCCCGGCGGCGTGGATGCCGCCATCGATTCGCTGGCGGGCCAAGCCTAG
- a CDS encoding aminotransferase class III-fold pyridoxal phosphate-dependent enzyme yields MSAQKNDSSQTNSAVVADYKARTGGSAALYERARKVLPSGITHDARYLDPYSIHVSRAKGPRKWDVDGNEYVDYFGGHGALLLGHSHPAIVEAVKRQMELGTHYGSSHELEVRWAELVCELVPSAEKVRFTASGTEASHMAIRLARAHTGKERIVRFVGHFHGWHDTVAAGAVSHYDGTTTPGVPQSVTDLTILMPADDVKPVVKLLEERDDIAAVMFEPSGASWGQVPLPPGFAPAIREVTARRGVVMLMDEVITGFRWSSGGAQKALGVTPDLCILAKIVAGGLPGGAVAGKREILDRIDHAATAAKNQEKIAHPGTYNANPLSAAAAVTALSLVRDEDLAEKANRTAAELRGALRQVLVEESVPWGIYGQSSTFLIYPNPTGEAVDPATFDPLKLGFAKLKGARSGPLSGKIRMGLMTHGVDVMGAPGGFVSAFHGGAEIERTVHALRQTVRALKAEREVKAA; encoded by the coding sequence ATGAGCGCGCAAAAGAACGATTCATCACAAACGAACTCCGCCGTCGTGGCCGACTACAAGGCCCGCACCGGCGGCTCGGCCGCTCTGTACGAGCGGGCGCGCAAGGTGCTGCCGAGCGGCATCACGCACGACGCGCGCTATCTCGATCCCTATTCGATCCACGTCTCGCGCGCCAAGGGACCGCGCAAATGGGACGTCGACGGCAACGAGTACGTCGACTATTTCGGCGGTCACGGCGCGCTGCTGCTCGGCCATTCGCATCCCGCGATCGTCGAGGCGGTGAAGCGGCAGATGGAGCTCGGCACGCACTACGGCTCGAGCCACGAGCTCGAGGTGCGCTGGGCCGAGCTCGTCTGCGAGCTGGTGCCGTCGGCCGAGAAGGTGCGCTTCACGGCCTCGGGCACCGAGGCCTCGCACATGGCGATCCGGCTGGCGCGCGCCCATACCGGCAAGGAGAGGATCGTGCGCTTCGTCGGCCACTTCCACGGCTGGCACGACACGGTCGCCGCGGGCGCGGTCTCGCACTACGACGGCACGACCACGCCCGGCGTGCCGCAGAGCGTCACCGATCTCACGATCCTGATGCCGGCCGACGACGTGAAGCCGGTCGTGAAGCTCCTCGAGGAGCGCGACGACATCGCCGCCGTGATGTTCGAGCCGTCCGGCGCCTCGTGGGGGCAGGTGCCGCTGCCCCCGGGCTTCGCGCCGGCGATCCGCGAGGTGACGGCGCGCCGCGGCGTCGTGATGCTGATGGACGAGGTCATCACCGGCTTCCGCTGGTCGTCGGGCGGGGCGCAGAAGGCGCTGGGAGTCACGCCAGACCTTTGCATCCTCGCCAAGATCGTGGCGGGCGGATTGCCGGGCGGCGCGGTGGCCGGCAAGCGCGAGATCCTCGACCGCATCGATCACGCCGCGACGGCGGCGAAGAACCAGGAGAAGATCGCCCATCCCGGCACCTACAACGCCAATCCGCTGTCGGCCGCGGCCGCCGTCACGGCGCTGTCGCTGGTGCGCGACGAGGACCTTGCCGAGAAAGCGAACAGGACGGCGGCCGAGCTGCGCGGGGCGCTGCGCCAGGTGCTGGTCGAGGAGAGTGTGCCGTGGGGCATCTACGGCCAGTCCTCGACCTTCCTGATCTATCCCAATCCGACCGGCGAGGCGGTCGATCCCGCGACCTTCGATCCCTTGAAGCTGGGCTTCGCCAAGCTGAAGGGCGCGCGCTCGGGCCCGCTCAGCGGCAAGATCCGCATGGGCCTGATGACCCACGGCGTCGACGTGATGGGTGCGCCCGGCGGCTTCGTCTCGGCCTTCCATGGCGGCGCCGAGATCGAGAGGACGGTGCACGCGCTGCGCCAGACCGTCCGCGCGCTCAAGGCCGAACGCGAGGTGAAGGCGGCGTAA
- a CDS encoding RidA family protein: MTIRRVTSPAVPEPPPERWSNCLVCDGIAYVSGMTARGTDPKVLATLDEYEQGKIVFGKIKGMLEAAGGAMADVVKVTIFVTNIKNNTKVWAARREFFTGNFPASTLVEVRALAAPEILVEIEAIAHIGKGPR; encoded by the coding sequence ATGACCATCCGTCGCGTGACGTCGCCTGCCGTGCCCGAGCCGCCGCCCGAGCGCTGGTCCAATTGCCTGGTCTGCGATGGCATCGCCTATGTATCGGGGATGACAGCGCGCGGCACCGATCCCAAGGTGCTGGCCACATTGGACGAGTACGAGCAGGGCAAGATCGTTTTCGGCAAGATCAAGGGCATGCTCGAGGCCGCGGGCGGCGCGATGGCCGACGTCGTGAAGGTCACGATCTTCGTGACCAACATCAAGAACAACACCAAGGTCTGGGCAGCGCGGCGCGAGTTCTTCACCGGCAACTTTCCCGCCTCGACCCTGGTCGAGGTGCGCGCGCTCGCCGCCCCCGAGATCCTGGTCGAGATCGAGGCCATCGCCCATATCGGCAAGGGCCCGCGTTAG
- the phhA gene encoding phenylalanine 4-monooxygenase: MVPLETLRGDYRGMATDWTVPQELDHYSAEDQAVWRLLAERQTLLAHRHACSEFIHGLRTLGISKTIPDFDEVNRRLEPLTGWRVVGVPGLIPDQAFYDHLAHRRFPVTVWIRRRSEIDYLVEPDLFHDFFGHVPLLGNPVFADYMQLYGRRGIEAGPQIDLLARLYWYTVEFGLIRTPQGLKIYGAGILSSAREVRHAIEDEGVERLPFEASTVMHRPYEIDKLQNTYFVLDDFRQLFEAANTRIA, encoded by the coding sequence TTGGTCCCCCTTGAGACCTTGCGCGGCGACTATCGCGGGATGGCGACCGACTGGACGGTGCCGCAAGAGCTCGACCACTATTCGGCCGAAGACCAGGCCGTCTGGCGCCTGCTCGCCGAGCGGCAGACGCTTCTGGCGCATCGGCATGCCTGCTCCGAGTTCATCCACGGATTGCGCACGCTCGGCATCAGCAAGACGATTCCCGACTTTGACGAGGTCAACCGACGACTCGAGCCACTGACAGGCTGGCGGGTCGTCGGCGTGCCGGGACTCATCCCGGACCAGGCCTTCTATGACCATCTGGCGCATCGCCGGTTTCCGGTCACGGTCTGGATCCGCAGGCGTTCGGAGATCGACTATCTGGTCGAGCCGGACCTGTTCCACGACTTCTTCGGCCACGTGCCGCTGCTCGGCAATCCGGTGTTCGCCGACTATATGCAGCTCTACGGGCGGCGCGGCATCGAGGCCGGACCGCAGATCGACCTGCTGGCGCGGCTCTACTGGTACACGGTCGAGTTCGGTCTGATCCGCACGCCGCAGGGCCTCAAGATCTACGGCGCGGGCATCCTCTCCTCGGCACGCGAGGTGCGGCACGCGATCGAGGACGAGGGTGTCGAGCGCCTGCCGTTCGAGGCCTCGACCGTGATGCACCGGCCCTACGAGATCGACAAGCTGCAGAACACCTACTTCGTGCTCGACGACTTCCGCCAGCTCTTCGAGGCCGCCAACACGCGCATCGCCTGA
- a CDS encoding Lrp/AsnC family transcriptional regulator, protein MIELDVIDKRIVAALQAEGRLSIVDLADRVGLSPTPCQRRVKRLEEEGVIGRYAALVSPTAAGFNLQALVEVTLDDHSEKTVEAFEAAIRARPEVVACYAVTGDMDFLVHVFATDLAQFSDFAMKALLRMPGVKGTRSSFIMQQVKNELAWAPLPASAAPQKRVK, encoded by the coding sequence ATGATCGAGCTCGATGTCATCGACAAGCGCATCGTCGCCGCCTTGCAGGCCGAAGGCCGGCTGTCGATCGTCGATCTCGCCGACCGGGTCGGCCTGTCGCCGACACCCTGCCAGCGCCGCGTGAAACGCTTGGAGGAGGAGGGCGTGATCGGCCGTTATGCGGCCCTAGTCTCGCCGACGGCGGCGGGCTTCAATCTGCAGGCGCTGGTCGAGGTCACTCTCGACGACCATTCGGAGAAGACGGTCGAGGCCTTCGAGGCGGCAATCCGCGCCCGGCCCGAGGTCGTGGCCTGTTACGCGGTGACCGGCGACATGGATTTCCTGGTCCATGTCTTCGCCACCGATCTCGCCCAGTTCAGCGACTTTGCGATGAAGGCGCTGCTGCGCATGCCGGGTGTCAAAGGCACCCGCTCGTCCTTCATCATGCAGCAGGTGAAGAACGAGCTGGCTTGGGCGCCGCTGCCGGCGAGCGCCGCGCCGCAAAAGCGCGTGAAGTAG
- a CDS encoding M20 aminoacylase family protein, with the protein MPVLPRALEIQGEIAAIRRDIHAHPELAYEENRTSDIVAAKLQEWGLEVTRGLGKTGLVGTLRKGNSLKSIGLRADMDALPMDETNDFAHRSQNAGRMHACGHDGHTAMLLGAAKMLSETREFEGAVHFIFQPAEEGGGGARAMIEDGLFEKFPCDAVFAIHNKPGVPLGHIVTRPGPLLAAADRWDIRITGKGGHAAHPHATLDPMVVGASIVMSLQTIVSRNIDPIDSTVVTVGFFKAGSAYNVIPGDVHIGGTTRTTTPQNRALAKRRIDEICQGAEKMYGVKIAVEHKPGYPPTVNNADRARFAIDVAAGVCGEGNVRDNARPSMGSEDFSYMLEKVPGAMVWLGNGGDKDAVSLHNSRYDFNDMAIPFGVSFFVRTVERFLGEQPSP; encoded by the coding sequence ATGCCCGTTTTGCCGCGTGCCCTGGAGATCCAGGGCGAGATTGCCGCGATCCGTCGAGACATCCACGCCCATCCAGAGCTCGCCTACGAAGAAAACCGAACGTCCGACATCGTCGCGGCCAAGCTTCAGGAATGGGGGCTCGAAGTGACCCGCGGTCTCGGCAAGACCGGCCTGGTGGGCACGCTGCGCAAGGGCAATTCGCTGAAGTCGATCGGCCTTCGCGCCGACATGGATGCGCTGCCGATGGACGAGACCAACGACTTCGCGCATCGGTCGCAGAACGCCGGCCGCATGCACGCCTGCGGCCACGACGGCCACACCGCGATGCTGCTGGGTGCGGCCAAGATGCTGAGCGAGACGCGCGAGTTCGAAGGCGCGGTGCATTTCATCTTCCAGCCGGCCGAGGAAGGCGGCGGCGGGGCGCGCGCCATGATCGAGGACGGGCTGTTCGAGAAATTCCCCTGCGATGCGGTGTTCGCGATCCACAACAAGCCCGGCGTGCCGCTCGGCCATATCGTCACGCGGCCCGGCCCGCTGCTGGCGGCGGCCGACCGCTGGGACATCCGTATCACCGGCAAGGGCGGCCACGCCGCCCATCCCCACGCCACGCTCGACCCGATGGTGGTGGGCGCCAGCATCGTGATGTCGCTGCAGACGATCGTCAGCCGCAACATCGATCCCATCGATTCGACCGTGGTGACCGTGGGTTTCTTCAAGGCGGGCTCCGCCTACAACGTCATTCCGGGCGATGTGCATATCGGCGGGACGACCCGCACCACGACACCGCAGAACCGCGCGCTGGCGAAGCGGCGCATCGACGAAATCTGCCAGGGCGCCGAGAAGATGTACGGCGTCAAGATCGCCGTCGAGCACAAGCCCGGCTATCCGCCGACGGTCAACAATGCCGATCGCGCTCGCTTCGCGATCGACGTGGCCGCCGGCGTCTGCGGCGAGGGCAATGTGCGCGACAACGCCCGGCCCAGCATGGGTTCGGAGGATTTCTCCTACATGCTGGAGAAGGTGCCGGGGGCGATGGTGTGGCTGGGCAATGGCGGCGACAAGGATGCCGTGAGCCTGCACAACTCGCGCTACGACTTCAACGACATGGCGATCCCGTTCGGCGTCAGCTTCTTCGTGCGCACCGTCGAGCGTTTCCTGGGCGAGCAGCCGTCGCCCTGA
- a CDS encoding glucan ABC transporter ATP-binding protein/ permease, giving the protein MEFLRVYGRVLGLLRDERRLAITLALANVAVAALQFYEPVLFGKVVDLLSNARNETTATLWEKAKELLILWAAVGLGGIVANIVVSLQADRMAHRRRLGAMARYFEHVLVLPFAFHNAQHSGRLLKVMLTGVDHLFGIWLSFFRENLATFVALFVMLPLSLFLNWRLGLLLIVLILFFAAANAWVVGKTDKLQAEVEEHHSELASRAGDALGNIHLIQSFVRLAAETREINRIIGETLAAQYPVLNWWALLSVLTRAASTLTVILIFVLGTWLYTRGEATVGQIVSFMGFSAMLIGRMDQASAFVSRIFFQMPALADFFRVIDHQTTVPDRPDGVQLGRARGDVDFEDVSFSYDGLRPALQHFSLHVPAGTTVALVGPTGAGKSTALSLLHRMWDPQSGMIRVDGIDHRAIRLDSLRRNIGVVFQDSTMFYRSIADNLRIGKPDATQAELEQAARLAEAHDFISRQPQGYDTLVGERGATLSGGERQRLAIARALLKDPPILILDEATSALDSVTEARIQKALKVLMKGRTTFVIAHRLSTIRDADQVVVLEQGRIVERGAYRELMAAGGVFARLVATQQIGTESA; this is encoded by the coding sequence ATGGAATTCCTCCGCGTCTATGGCCGCGTCCTCGGATTGCTGCGCGACGAGCGCAGGCTGGCGATCACGCTGGCTCTCGCCAACGTCGCGGTGGCGGCGCTGCAGTTCTACGAGCCGGTGCTGTTCGGCAAGGTGGTGGACCTGCTGTCGAACGCCCGCAACGAGACGACGGCCACGTTGTGGGAAAAGGCGAAGGAACTGCTGATCCTGTGGGCGGCGGTCGGGCTGGGCGGCATCGTCGCCAACATAGTCGTGTCGCTGCAGGCCGACCGCATGGCCCACCGCCGGCGGCTGGGTGCCATGGCGCGCTATTTCGAGCATGTGCTGGTGCTGCCCTTCGCCTTCCACAATGCCCAGCATTCGGGCCGGCTCCTGAAGGTGATGCTGACCGGCGTCGATCACCTGTTCGGCATCTGGCTCAGCTTCTTCCGCGAGAATCTCGCCACCTTCGTGGCGCTGTTCGTCATGCTGCCGCTCAGCCTGTTCCTGAACTGGCGACTCGGGCTGCTGCTGATCGTGCTGATCCTGTTCTTCGCCGCCGCCAACGCCTGGGTGGTCGGCAAGACCGACAAGCTGCAGGCCGAGGTCGAGGAACACCACAGCGAGCTGGCGAGTCGGGCGGGCGATGCGCTGGGCAACATCCATCTGATCCAGAGCTTCGTGCGGCTCGCGGCCGAGACGCGCGAGATCAACCGCATCATCGGCGAGACGCTTGCGGCGCAGTATCCCGTATTGAACTGGTGGGCGCTGCTGTCGGTGCTGACGCGCGCCGCCTCGACCCTCACGGTGATCCTGATCTTCGTGCTCGGCACCTGGCTCTATACCCGCGGCGAGGCGACCGTCGGCCAGATCGTGAGCTTCATGGGCTTCTCCGCCATGCTGATCGGCCGCATGGACCAGGCCTCGGCCTTCGTGAGTCGCATTTTCTTCCAGATGCCGGCGCTGGCCGATTTCTTCCGCGTGATCGACCACCAGACCACGGTGCCGGACCGGCCGGACGGCGTCCAGCTTGGCCGCGCCCGGGGCGACGTCGATTTCGAGGACGTGAGCTTCTCCTATGACGGGTTGCGGCCGGCGCTGCAGCATTTCTCGCTGCACGTGCCGGCGGGAACGACGGTCGCCCTGGTCGGTCCGACGGGGGCGGGCAAGAGCACGGCGCTGTCGCTGCTGCATCGCATGTGGGACCCGCAGTCGGGCATGATCCGCGTCGACGGCATCGACCATCGCGCCATCAGGCTCGACTCGCTGCGTCGCAATATCGGCGTGGTGTTCCAGGATTCGACCATGTTCTACCGCTCGATCGCCGACAATCTGCGCATCGGCAAGCCGGATGCGACGCAGGCCGAGCTCGAGCAGGCGGCGCGCCTTGCCGAGGCGCACGACTTCATCTCGCGTCAGCCGCAGGGTTACGACACGCTGGTCGGCGAGCGCGGCGCCACGCTCTCCGGCGGCGAACGCCAGCGGCTGGCCATCGCCCGGGCGCTGCTCAAGGATCCGCCGATCCTGATCCTGGACGAGGCGACCAGCGCGCTCGACTCGGTCACCGAGGCGCGCATCCAGAAGGCGCTCAAGGTGCTGATGAAGGGCCGCACCACCTTCGTCATCGCCCATCGCCTTTCGACCATTCGCGATGCCGATCAGGTGGTCGTCCTGGAACAGGGGCGGATCGTGGAACGCGGCGCCTATCGCGAGCTCATGGCCGCGGGCGGCGTCTTCGCACGACTCGTGGCCACCCAGCAGATCGGCACGGAATCTGCCTGA
- a CDS encoding ABC transporter substrate-binding protein: MIKAMRGLGIAAAIATWLAATPASAQTPIKFTLDWVFQGPTSPFLVALEKGYYKAEGLDVTMDPGQGSAGAVQRVATGAYQIGFADVNAALEYDAKNPGKEVLCVFMAYDFAPFGVYALKKSGIRTPKDLQGKKLGAPVFDASYRLFPAFAKMNGITKWDYVNLTPQLREQSLVQGSVDFISGHYFSSMLDLKARGVKFDDIVAMRYVDYGMDVYGNGIVVSPEMAKNEKAVKGFVAATIKGWRDVIKDNKLGVAAAKKRDPLIDDALELERLQLSLQTNILTPYVKANGMGGVDPERFARSVKLVSEAFGLPHAPAPDKVFTDKYLPPKAERMVTQ, from the coding sequence ATGATCAAGGCAATGAGGGGATTGGGGATCGCCGCGGCGATCGCGACATGGCTGGCGGCCACGCCCGCCTCGGCGCAGACGCCGATCAAGTTCACCCTCGACTGGGTGTTCCAGGGACCGACCTCGCCGTTCCTGGTGGCGCTGGAGAAGGGCTACTACAAGGCCGAAGGCCTCGATGTCACCATGGATCCGGGCCAAGGCTCGGCCGGCGCCGTCCAGCGGGTCGCCACCGGCGCCTACCAGATCGGCTTCGCCGACGTGAACGCGGCCCTCGAATACGACGCCAAGAACCCCGGCAAGGAGGTGCTTTGCGTGTTCATGGCCTATGACTTCGCGCCATTCGGCGTCTATGCACTGAAGAAGAGCGGCATCAGGACACCGAAGGATCTCCAGGGCAAGAAGCTCGGCGCCCCGGTATTCGACGCCTCCTATCGTCTGTTCCCCGCTTTCGCCAAGATGAACGGCATCACCAAGTGGGACTACGTGAACCTGACGCCACAGCTTCGCGAGCAGAGCCTGGTGCAGGGTTCGGTCGACTTCATCTCCGGTCACTACTTCTCTTCGATGCTCGACCTCAAGGCGCGCGGGGTGAAGTTCGACGACATCGTCGCGATGCGCTACGTCGACTACGGCATGGACGTCTACGGCAACGGCATCGTCGTCTCGCCGGAGATGGCCAAGAACGAGAAAGCGGTGAAGGGCTTCGTCGCCGCCACCATCAAGGGCTGGCGGGACGTGATCAAGGACAACAAGCTCGGCGTCGCCGCCGCCAAGAAGCGCGATCCGCTGATCGACGATGCGCTCGAGCTGGAGCGCCTGCAGCTTTCGCTGCAGACCAACATCCTGACGCCCTACGTCAAGGCCAACGGCATGGGCGGCGTCGATCCCGAGCGTTTCGCCCGTTCCGTCAAGCTGGTGTCGGAGGCCTTCGGCCTGCCGCACGCGCCGGCGCCGGATAAGGTCTTCACCGACAAATACCTGCCGCCGAAGGCCGAGCGCATGGTTACGCAATGA